Below is a genomic region from Candidatus Neomarinimicrobiota bacterium.
TCCTGAGTGGTTCGTGGGGTGAAACGGAGATTCTGGCAGGTGGAACTGACTTGATTTCACTTTTGAAGGATGATATCGTGACTCCCAGGCGTCTCGTGAATATCAAAGAGATAAAAGAACTCGGGTATGTCCGTTATGACCAGAAGTCCGGCCTACGTCTGGGCGCCCTTGTTACCATTCAGGAAATCCTGGATGACCCAGGAATTCGGGTGGACTACCCGGCGATTGCCGAGGCTGCAGAAGGGATTCTTAGCCCTCAGGTGAGGAGCACAGGCACCCTGGGCGGTGAACTCTGCCAGCGACCGAGATGCTGGTACTTTCGCAACGGCTTCGGGCTCCTGGCTCTGGGGAAAAACGGTACCTCGACGGTTGTGGACGGTGACAATCGTTATCATGCTATCCTGGGGAATTCCGGACCGGCGTACTTCGTTAGTCCCTCCATTCTCGCCCCTCCGCTTCTTGCCCTTGGAGCCAGCGTGCAGGTAGTTGGACCCAAGGGGAAGCGTGAAATTGGCATCGGGCAATTCTTCCGGATACCCACGACGAAGGGAGAGCGCGAGTTTAATCTGAAACCCGGTGAGATAGTCACCGAGGTCACCGTTCCACCCCCCGACGGCGCGCTGAGTGCCACGTATGAGATACGTGAGCGACAGGTACTGGGCTGGCCATTGGCTACGGCTTCCGTCAATATCAAGATCCGTTCGAAAAAAGTCCGGTGGGCCCGCGTCGTTTTGGGCCATGTTGCCCCCATCCCCTGGGATTCGCCGGAAGCGGCAGAGACTCTCCAGGGGGAAAAAGTCGACACTGCTCTGGCTGAATCCTCAGGAGGCAACGCTGTAAAACATGCCGTAGATCTCGGTCGAAACGGCTATAAGATCCACCTTGCAAGCGTGGCCGTAAAAAGGGCCGTCCTCCAGGCTACGAGACGGGAGAGACATGAGAACAGAGTCTGATCGTTTCAACACGGAACGCGCCAACATCTGTTCCCACCTGTGCTGGAAAGGGAAATACGTTCCTTTCAACCTTGAGACCGCCCACCTTCCATCTGTCGACGGCCATTTCTGGTGCGCATTTACTCAGACATGTATAGGACCCGATGGTAACCTGGCTGAACCGGGAGAGTGTTCCTCACCTCTGCGGTCATGCCATGAAACTGGCGGCCCTTGAATGAGACTTCTCCTGGTTCTCCTTTTCCTGACGCAACCCTTCCCAGCGCCAGGGGAAAGAACGAAACTCGAGAAGATCGGTCCCTTATCCGACACGACTATTTTCCAGGAAGTCCGTGGTGCCTTGCAATCAGAAGGCTACCGGATTGTTGGTGAGGACGGCGGCGTGATCTGTGAAATCTGGTTGCGAGACGAGGTTCCAGT
It encodes:
- a CDS encoding FAD binding domain-containing protein, whose translation is MRPFEYVSPKTLPQAVELLSGSWGETEILAGGTDLISLLKDDIVTPRRLVNIKEIKELGYVRYDQKSGLRLGALVTIQEILDDPGIRVDYPAIAEAAEGILSPQVRSTGTLGGELCQRPRCWYFRNGFGLLALGKNGTSTVVDGDNRYHAILGNSGPAYFVSPSILAPPLLALGASVQVVGPKGKREIGIGQFFRIPTTKGEREFNLKPGEIVTEVTVPPPDGALSATYEIRERQVLGWPLATASVNIKIRSKKVRWARVVLGHVAPIPWDSPEAAETLQGEKVDTALAESSGGNAVKHAVDLGRNGYKIHLASVAVKRAVLQATRRERHENRV